GGAGCGACTCACGCTGCGGCAGATGGGCCATGAGCCAGAGCTTCATGTGCTCGAGCGCGGCGAAGGCGCCCACGGCCTTGGCGCCCGGAGGCGCCATCTGAAGGTTGTCCTTGAAAACGAAGTTGAGGCTGCCGATGAGCAGGCCCTGGCAGAGCCCGGCGGCCAGCAGGAGCAGGGTCCCCCCCAGGATGGCGGGAATGAACCGGAGCAGGTGCTCCTGGTAGAAACGGCGGATGCTGGACATGGACCCTCGGCCTTCCAGCTTAACGGAACAAGGCTATTCGACCGTCACCGTGACCGTGCTCTTGCCGTCATCGAGGCTGAAGAGTTCGGTGCCCTTGGGGGCGTTGAGGGCCTGATCCATGAGCCGTTCCAGGTCGATGCCCTTCTTCTTGGCCTGTTGCAGCTGCTCGTCCGAAAGGTAGCCGCCCACGGCCCGGGCCAGCCCGAGGGCCAACCGGATGGTGAGGGTTTCGGATTTGCCGCGCTCCTTCACCCGTAGCGAGAGGAACCGCCCCTGGGCAGGCCCAGCGGCCTTGGGTTCGACGCCCATGCTTTGGAGCGCCAGGCGGCAGGCTTCGGAGGAGCTGTCCAGGCGCAGGCCGATCTGAAGCACGGGCACCGCCCGCTTGTCCTTGCGCTTGGCCAGTTGCAGGGCGGCCGCCACTCGGACTTCTTCGCGATCATCGGACAGGGCGCTGGCCAGGCCAGCGGTAGCGGTGGGGCTGTCCCATTGGCGGATGCCCCAGCAGCGCACGCGGTTGAGGCGCGCTTCCTTGCCCAGCAGGCGCTGGTCAGGATGCTTGGTGAGGAAGTCGGTGTAGGCCTCGATGGCGTCATCCCAGCGCTGATCCTGTTCCAGGCTGGAGGCCAGCCAGTAGCGGGCGTCGGCGGCGCGCGGCGAGGAGGGGAAGTCCCGCAGGAGAGTCCGGTAGGCCTGGGCCGCGTCGAACCAGCGCTGGGCGTAGCGGAAATCCCGGCCCTGCCGGAACAGGGTTTCGGAAGGGGATTCCAGCGCCACGAGGGGGGCGGGTTCCAGAGCCCCGGGCAGGGTGGGTGTGGAGATCGCCATCAGGAGGGCCAGCATCATGCGCCCTCTCCGCGGAGGCGGCGTTCCATGCGCTCGGACTGGGTTTCCAGGTTGTGGGCCGCGGCCATCTGCCGCAGTTCCTGGGCCCGTTCCACGCTGAGGCAGCTGTCTTCAGAGGCGACTTCAAAGAGCCAGGCATGGAGGCTGGCGCGGATGACCTCGGCCTCCTTGATGGGCGCTCCCTGGGCCGCCAGCTGGTGGCTGGACTCGAGCAGGGCCATGGCCATGTCCCGTTCCTGGCGTCGATCCTCTTCGCCCTTCTTGCAGAGGGCGGGATTCTGCTCGAAGTCCTGAAGCAGGGTGGCGCTCTGTTGGAAGAAGGCGATCCAGGCGCGATCCTGGCTGCGCTTCTGGGCCAGCATCTCGAGGCGAGCCGTGTCCTGGGCCTGGGCCTGAAGGCTCCGGGTGCGCTGCAGGGTGGTGAAGGCGGGCACGAGGGCCACCAGGAGCACCGCAGCGGCGGCCAGGGCCCAGGAGGCCTTCCAACGGGGCGCCGGCGCGGGCGCGAGGCCCTCCGCCAGGTCGCTGGCATGGCTTCCGAGGGCCAAATGCAGTTCGAGCAGGTCCGCCAGTTCGGCCTGGACGGCAGGATCCTCAGGCCAGGCTTCGGGCTGTTCGAGCAGCTCGAAGAAGCGGGCTTCGTCCAGGGAGCTGGAATCGAGGCGCTGGGGGTCGTGGGAGGCGGTCATGGCTGGGGTCCAAGGGTTTTACGGAGTTTCTGGAGGCTTTGGAAGAGGGTGGCTTTGACGGTTCCTTCGGCGCAGTTGAGATCCTGGGCGATGCGTTTCACGGGATGTTCCTGCACGTAGTAGGCCAGGACCATGGCCCGTTGCCGGGGGGTCAGGCCTTCCAGAGCCCCTCTTAGGGCCTGGATCCGCCTGCCTTGGTCCACGGACTCCCAGGGTGAAGGTTGGTGGGGGTCCGGTGCGTCAAAGGTCTCGGGAGGGGGTACCTCTCGCCCTCTTCTACGCAGGTGGTCGGTCGCCGCATTAGCCGCCAATGTAAAAAGCCAGGCGGCCACCGGTCTGCCCTCTTCAAACCGCTGGCAATGCTGGAGGCATTTGAGAAAAACCTCCTGCGCCAGTTCCTGGACCACCCCGGCCTCGCCCTGGAGGCGGCGGTGGAGGAAGGCAAAGAGGGGCCGCTCGAAGCGGGCCATGAGGTGGGCCAGGGCCTCCTCTTTTCCCGCCTTGAGTTGAGCCATCCAGTATTCGGGCGACAGCTCCTCCGGCGCCGGGAAGGCGCCATCGGCCGTCGTGGGAAGGGCCGGGCTCATGCCTTGCGGCCTCCAAGGGCGCGGCTATAGGAGATGCCCGGCTGTCCGAGCTTCTCCATCACCAGTTTGAGCTGTTCCGACGTGAGGGTGCAGCGCAGGCCCACGCGGCGCTTCTCCTGCATCAATTCCGGGGTAGCGCCCGGGGCGGATTGGACGGCATTGGCGGCGGCGACCAGGCGCTGAAGCCATGGCGAGACTTGGTTGATGCCTTCAGGGCTGCCCGCCAGGGCGAGCTCGAAGCGCACAGGCTGATCCTTGTCCTCGCCGGGGGTGATGCTCCAGAACAGGGCCGTGACCCCCTTGGGAAGGTCCTTGATGAAGTCATTTTCAAAATTCCGCTTCAACCCCCCAAGAAGGGCCTCGGGCTGGAGGAAGCCCTGGAAAGGGGCCCGGGGGCTGATCCACTCGGCGGCCAAGGCCGCATCGGGCTGGGTGCTGAGGCTGTTGTGGGCGGCCATGCGGTTGAGGGCTTCGAGGGAGCCGATCCAGACCTGGCCCTTTTCATCACTGGCGGCACGGATATGGGCCTTGGTGCCCTTGGCTTCCATATCGAGGATCACGTAGAGAGGCCAGTCGTGCCCCTGAAGGTGAAGGCTGCCCTCCTGGGGGAAGGATTCCGACAGGGCCCCCACCAGGGCGGCGGGATCCTTGAACTGGTTGAGCTGGATGAGGGCGTGTTCGATGCCCTGCTGGATGCCCTCTTCCCCGCTCTGGGGGAGGCCGACCAGGTGGAAGGTGACCCGGCCTGTTTCGGTGCGGGGGTTGATGTGGGCCTTTTGAAGGAAGAGGTCGAGGGCCCGTTCCACCATGGGATCCCGCGAGATCAGGGACTGGACATCCTTATGGGTGAGCATCCAGCCCGCCTCACCCGAAAAAGCGGCCAGGCTGTCGCCGGGGGCGGCCTGCACCCAGGTGGACACGCGGGCCTTGGGGCGGCAGGACAGGGCCGTGCCGAGGCAGATCAAGGCCACCGCGGCGGGAATCAGGATGGCTGCGGGGCGTCGCATGGGATCTCCTGAAAGGGCTACGGGGTCTTGCCATCCGCGTTTACCGGAGGGCCAGGGTGGCCTCAACCCAGGGCCCGAAGGGCGGCGGGAAGATGGGGGCTGCGGAGCAGTTGTTGCTGCTCCGCCTCAGAAAGCAGGCCCCAGATGCGCATGGAGGCATCCCGGGGGGTTTTGGGGTTAAGCAACAGCTCCGACATGATGGCCGCATGGGCCATGAGCACGGGATGGCCCGCGATCTGTTCCAGCACCGCCCTGGGGGTGAGCTTGTTCCGGGCCAGGCGGAGGAGGATGCCCGGATCCAGCTGCCGGTCCGCCACAAGGCTGCGCAGGGTTTCTTCATCCTGTAGCACTTCCTGGGGCAGATGGCGCAGCAATTCCCCGCCGGAGGAACGAATGGCTGAGATGCGCTCAGACACATCCATGTCCTGGTAGAGGTTGCGAAGGGTCACGAGGGCCTGGCGTTTGACTTCCAGGTGGAGGAGCCGCGGATCGCGAAGCACCTCGATGGCGGGCTTCACCCCCTTCAGCCGCCCCAGGAGCCGGAGGGCTGAGGCTTCGGAGATGAGGGGATGGTGCACCAGGGCCTCGGCCACCAGGGGATCTTCGGACCAGCCCATGTGGGAGGCGATGGTTTCCACGCGATCCCGGTCGAGACCCAGAGCCGTGGCGGCCAGCAGGCGCGGGCTCAGGGCAGGGTTCTCCAGGGCCAATTGGAAGACCTGGGGATTGGGGTCTTTGAGCACAAGGCTGATCTGCTCTTCCTGGGTGGCCTGGGTGGCGAGGAAGACCCGTTCTTCCATGGTGGCCCAGCGGCCCTCTTCGCCCCGCTCGGGCAGCGCCGTGGCGATGCCTGAGCGCTCGCGCTGCAGGCGGTCATAGAAGTACTTCACCACACGCAGCAGGTGCGGCGACTGCCGCTTGGCCCAGTAGGTGATGAACTGGTACTCGCTCTCATCCAGCTGGGTGAAAAAACTCACAATGCGGCGCAGGGCAGCGCGATCAGAGGCACCCTGCTCCAGGGCGGAGACCAGGTGCCCTGAGAGGGCCACCCGACGAGACAGATCCGCCGGACTGCCGGGCGCTTCCTGAAGGCCGGTCCGGATGGGTTCACGGAAGTACCAGCGGGCCTCGGCGTAGACCTCTTCGAAGAAGGCCGACTCGACGCTTTCGGCCAGGGCGCGGCAGATCAGATCCTCGGAGACCAGGGGGTTCTGGAGGGCTGTTTGACGCAGCTCCGCATCCGCGTTCACGAGGAAGGCGAGGAGTTCTTCCGGCTGAGCTGTCTGCCGGGCTCGTTCCAGGCTCCGGGCCCGGTCCAGGCCATCGGTGGGTGGTTGCTGGGGCAGGGCGGCAGGTAAGCTGGCAAGGGCCTCCCAGTCGGGATGCTCCTCGGGCAGCGGCGGCAACTCCAGCGTGCTGCCGGTGGCGGAGACCGTCTTCGCCAGTTGCTTGGCCAGCAGCTTCGCCACGGGCTTCAGGCTCGAGTTCAGCTGTGAGTAAAGGGCCTTCACCGATTCAGAGCGGTCCGCTTTTTCGGCGGCGGGGGCCTGATCCATCTCCCGCATCTGATCGAACAGCGAGACCACCATTTCGAGGTCGCGGCGGATGGCTTCAGGCGTGGATTCGTTTTCCGCCAGGCCCAGCAGGATGGGCCAGTGGGCCAGCCAGTGCGGCGTGCGGGCCATGAGGGTGAGCAGCCTCGGAGAGGCCAGGGACCGGGCCAGCCCCTCGAGCATGTGCACTTGACCTTCGGAGGGCAACTGGGGGCGCACCAAGGCCAGGTGATGAAAATGAATCCGTTCGGATTCCGCGAGGGTCTCCAGGAACGCGGACTCCTCTTCCCTCACGGCTCCTCCCAAATCAGGCGCAGGCGCCCTGGAGGAAGGCGAGAAGCCTGGGTTCCTGCTGGAACAGGAGGGCGTCCACCAGGGCACCCTTGAGGGCAGGGTGGTTCTGGACCGCTTCCAGGTGTTCTGGCGTGGTGATGCTGCCGCCCATGACCATGGGCAGGCCCGTGGCCGCCCCCAATTCCCGGGCAGTCTGGAAATCGGGTTCGGTGGAGCCCTGATCGGGAATGTCGATGAAGAGGAGGCGTTTGAAACCGTAGGCTTTCGCGCGCAGGGCCAGGTCGAGGGCCGTCAGGCCATCGGCATCCACCCAGCCGGAACGGTGCACCTTGCCCGCACGGGCATCAATGGCCGCTGTGAGGAAAGGCTGGAACCGCGCCATGAGCTGCTCGGCCACCATGGGCGACTTGTGGAGAATGGTGCCCGCCACCAGCCAGGTGGCGCCGAGATCGATGAAGTACTGGGCCTGGTCGGAGCTGCGGATGCCGCCGGCGATCTGGACGCAAACCTTGCGTTCCCGGGCATGGCAACGCTGGAGAATCTGGCCGATCAGCTCGCGGTTGTTGCCACGGCCCATGGCCGCATCCACATCCACCAAGGCCAGTCGGGTAGCCCCTTCCTCGATCAGTCGGCCGGCCAACTCCCAGGGTGTCAGCAGGCAGGACTCTCCCATGCCCGCGGTTGAAACCACACGGCCATTCTGGAGATTCAAGGTCGGGTAGATCTTCAAGCGCACATCCCCGTTGAGAGGCAAAGGGGAGTGTAACGCAAGGGTCACCGATCTGTGTGGGTTCCGAGCTGATCCAGCAGCAACTGGGCCGCCGTTCCCTCGGCCCGCTTGCGCGTGGGGCCCTCGGCCTGCGCCGTATGGGTGCCCACGGACACTTGCACCTTGAACCTGGGCGCATGGCCCGGGCCGGTCTGATCCAGCAGGAGATACTCGGGGGCAGGCAGGCCCAGCCGGGCGACGGTTTCCTGAAGGTGGGTCTTGGGATCCGTGCGGGTCCAGCTTTCGGGTTGGGCCTGGCGGATGGTCTCCAGGAACCGGGCCTCCACAAGGGATTGCACGGTCGAGGCGCCGTTCTGGCCGCTGGCCTGGGCATCCAGATAGATGGCGGCCAGGACAGCCTCCAGGGCATCCGCCAGGGGCTTGGGCCCCATGGGCGGCGCCTTGCGGGGGTGCGCGGCCTTGAGGGCCTGGTCGAGCCCCAGGGCCAGGGCCCAGTCGCGCAGAGCGTCCGTGCGGACCAGGACGCCGCGGAACTTGCTCATGGCGCCCTCCTGCCAGTCCCCGCGTTCCCGGTGCAGAACCAGCGCGACGGTGAAGTTCAGCAGGGCATCGCCCAGGAACTCCAGCCGCTGGTTGTCGCGGCCCGCGCCAGCGGACGTGTGCGTGAGCGCCTCCCGCAGAAGGGTTTGGTCTTTGAACGTGTAGGCCAGCCGGGCTTCCAGATCGCCCAGGTCATCCTTGCGTCGGGTCATCATCAATCCGCAAGGTCGGAGGGCAGTTTCCGGTTGAACCGGGCCTGATTGAGCACCGAGCGGAAGCGCACATTGCGTCCAGCCATCTGGCTGAGAATGCCCTGGCGGCGGGCCTCCCGCAGCTCCTGGACAAACTCCTCGTGGCGCCCCCGATCATAGAGCACCACCGCCAGCCAGGCGTGGGCGTTCACGTTGTAAGGGTCGGCCTTCAGCGCCTGCCGGAAGCCCTGGACGGCCTTATCCGGCTGGCTGTCCACCATCTGAATGGCTTCGCTCAGGGAAACATTGCCCAGGTTCTTGCGCTCATGGACTTCCAGCTTGTCGAGCTTCTCGGGCTGGTAGAGCTCCGGCTGGTCAATGGCTTTGGCGTCCACAGGCCTGGGCGGCAGGGGCCGGGATGGCTCGGGCCCGGGATTGCCCTTGGGCTCTGGCCGGGAGGGCAGGTCCACTGAAGGATGCAGGGGGCTGTCGGGTTTCTGAGGCGCGGCGGGCACGCCCTTGGCCGCGGCGACCGCTGTTGGTTGGGCCTTGGTGTCCTTGGGGGCGGGATCCTGATCGTGTGTGGGATCGGCCTTGGCTTCGGCTTGAAGGTTGGGGGCGGGGTTGACCCCGCGATCCTTCAATATCCACCAAGCCGTGCCGCCCACGCCGACCAGCACCAGGGCGGCGAGGCCAATCCAAAGGCCCTTTCCACCACCGCTGGACGGGGCCAGGGGACGGGGGGAGGGGACCGCTGGAGCGGCTGCCACGGGGGGCGCCGGTGGTACCACGGCGGGCCCGGGTGCCGTGATTTCCGGGGCTATGGGGCGCACCTGGGCAGTGGGCGCCGCATGAAGCTGGGTGGTGGCCTCTTCCAGTTGCCCCATCCAGGAAGGATCCTTGGCGGCGCGCAGGGACTTGGCGAGATCCTCGGCGGTCTGGAACCGTTCATCGGGATTCTTGCAGAGGGCGCGGTCCATGACCGAGCGGATGGCGGGGCTGATGCCGCGCAGCTTTTCCGTTTCGATGGGTTCGGGCGCTTCGTTGACAATCTTGTAAAGCACTGTGGGGGTCGTGTCCCCGGCGAAGGGCTTCCGGCCGCTCAGGCACTCATACAGCATCACGCCCACCGCGAAGAGGTCGCTGCGCGGATCGGGTTTGCCGGTGCGGATGTACTCCGGCGCCATGTAGCTCACAGTGCCCATGACCATGCCCGTGGCGGTCATGTCGGAATTGCTGATCTTGGCCACGCCGAAATCCATGACCTTGGCATGGAGGCGCTTGCCGTCCCGCTGGACGCGGACGTTGGTGGGCTTGATGTCCCGGTGCACGATGGCCTGCCGGTGGGCGAAGCCCAGGCCGTCACAGACCTGGGCGAGGATCTCCAGGGCCTCGGAGCGGGTGAGCGACTGCTCTTGGAGCAGTTCGTCCAGATCGTGGCCCCGGACGAACTCCATGGCGATATAGAGCACGCCCTGGTCCTCGCCGAATTCATAGATGGTCACCAGATTCGGGTGGTTCAACACGCCCGCGGCGCGAGCCTCCCGGGCGAAGCGCTCCTTGGCCTCGCCGCCCTGGGCCGCTGAAGGAAGGATGGTCTTGATGGCGACTTCGCGGCCGATGGAAGGATCCACGCCGAGGTAGACCTCGCCCATGGCGCCGTTCCCGAGGACGCGCTTGATCTCGAATTTCCCGAGTTTCTCGAACATGGGCGGACCCTTCCGGGTGCAGGTGATGGACAGTAGGACAGGATAGGTCCAGATGGCCACCTGGCCAAGGATTCGGCCATGGACTTGGGATAATTCGGCATGACCCCCCTGCTTTCAGGGCTGGCGAACTGGGCT
This sequence is a window from Geothrix sp. PMB-07. Protein-coding genes within it:
- a CDS encoding tetratricopeptide repeat protein gives rise to the protein MMLALLMAISTPTLPGALEPAPLVALESPSETLFRQGRDFRYAQRWFDAAQAYRTLLRDFPSSPRAADARYWLASSLEQDQRWDDAIEAYTDFLTKHPDQRLLGKEARLNRVRCWGIRQWDSPTATAGLASALSDDREEVRVAAALQLAKRKDKRAVPVLQIGLRLDSSSEACRLALQSMGVEPKAAGPAQGRFLSLRVKERGKSETLTIRLALGLARAVGGYLSDEQLQQAKKKGIDLERLMDQALNAPKGTELFSLDDGKSTVTVTVE
- a CDS encoding RNA polymerase sigma factor, which gives rise to MSPALPTTADGAFPAPEELSPEYWMAQLKAGKEEALAHLMARFERPLFAFLHRRLQGEAGVVQELAQEVFLKCLQHCQRFEEGRPVAAWLFTLAANAATDHLRRRGREVPPPETFDAPDPHQPSPWESVDQGRRIQALRGALEGLTPRQRAMVLAYYVQEHPVKRIAQDLNCAEGTVKATLFQSLQKLRKTLGPQP
- a CDS encoding HisA/HisF-related TIM barrel protein, which translates into the protein MKIYPTLNLQNGRVVSTAGMGESCLLTPWELAGRLIEEGATRLALVDVDAAMGRGNNRELIGQILQRCHARERKVCVQIAGGIRSSDQAQYFIDLGATWLVAGTILHKSPMVAEQLMARFQPFLTAAIDARAGKVHRSGWVDADGLTALDLALRAKAYGFKRLLFIDIPDQGSTEPDFQTARELGAATGLPMVMGGSITTPEHLEAVQNHPALKGALVDALLFQQEPRLLAFLQGACA
- a CDS encoding ribonuclease III family protein, whose protein sequence is MMTRRKDDLGDLEARLAYTFKDQTLLREALTHTSAGAGRDNQRLEFLGDALLNFTVALVLHRERGDWQEGAMSKFRGVLVRTDALRDWALALGLDQALKAAHPRKAPPMGPKPLADALEAVLAAIYLDAQASGQNGASTVQSLVEARFLETIRQAQPESWTRTDPKTHLQETVARLGLPAPEYLLLDQTGPGHAPRFKVQVSVGTHTAQAEGPTRKRAEGTAAQLLLDQLGTHTDR
- a CDS encoding serine/threonine-protein kinase — its product is MFEKLGKFEIKRVLGNGAMGEVYLGVDPSIGREVAIKTILPSAAQGGEAKERFAREARAAGVLNHPNLVTIYEFGEDQGVLYIAMEFVRGHDLDELLQEQSLTRSEALEILAQVCDGLGFAHRQAIVHRDIKPTNVRVQRDGKRLHAKVMDFGVAKISNSDMTATGMVMGTVSYMAPEYIRTGKPDPRSDLFAVGVMLYECLSGRKPFAGDTTPTVLYKIVNEAPEPIETEKLRGISPAIRSVMDRALCKNPDERFQTAEDLAKSLRAAKDPSWMGQLEEATTQLHAAPTAQVRPIAPEITAPGPAVVPPAPPVAAAPAVPSPRPLAPSSGGGKGLWIGLAALVLVGVGGTAWWILKDRGVNPAPNLQAEAKADPTHDQDPAPKDTKAQPTAVAAAKGVPAAPQKPDSPLHPSVDLPSRPEPKGNPGPEPSRPLPPRPVDAKAIDQPELYQPEKLDKLEVHERKNLGNVSLSEAIQMVDSQPDKAVQGFRQALKADPYNVNAHAWLAVVLYDRGRHEEFVQELREARRQGILSQMAGRNVRFRSVLNQARFNRKLPSDLAD